Proteins encoded together in one Vigna angularis cultivar LongXiaoDou No.4 chromosome 5, ASM1680809v1, whole genome shotgun sequence window:
- the LOC128196700 gene encoding uncharacterized protein LOC128196700 has translation MSGNASNSGEVNPSVSSSVSRSKNAIGNRSDIGWKYGFDVNGNGRKVKCNYCSKIVSGGIFRFKHHLAGTREDSEPCASVPDEIKNLMIKVVAEAKTASLKKRKINIGEDEEESENFEGGHKVFGFKGKEKVATTSKRGVQATINQMMKKGYKEEVDAQVAEFFYTSAIPFNVIRNPAFAKMCEMIGKYGVGYKPPSYHDIREKLLKQAVKKTDANLEEYKEEWKKTGCTIMSDGWTDRKRRSICNFLVNSPRGTVFLYSLDTSDISKTADKVFKMLDDVVEFVGEENVVQVVTDNAANFKAAGELLMQKREKLYWTPCAAHCIDLIFEDFEKNLKVHELTIKKGRKITTYIYGRSMLISLLKKFTKGRDLIRPGVTRFATAYLTLACLHELKASLLTMFSSEEWKTSKFGTSQEGRKVAHVVLDSRFWKNVSICLKAAAPLMVVLRLVDSDVKPAMGFIYEEMDCAKEKIRSNFNNIKKSYEEVWRIIDARWDNQLHRPLHAAAYFLNPHFHYEPNFRSDDGGEVKEGLYFCMRRMIPDMAERRKINLQIVEFHNARGLFGMEDAKECRKELNPGEWWDMFGDGTPELKRFAIRILSLTCSSSGCERNWSSFEMVHTKRRNRLHQKKMNDLVYVMYNSKLKSRQIRKTIALPFDDIESDDEWIAEETDDVVEIDQVEGENDSENVHLDGATTDPILDALDLDNITFENNEDAQAQHSSEEELDDDDDGDDDAIIRGLED, from the exons ATGTCGGGAAACGCATCAAATTCAGGAGAAGTTAATCCAAGTGTATCTTCATCAGTTAGTAGAAGTAAAAATGCTATAGGAAACCGATCTGATATTGGATGGAAATATGGATTTGATGTTAATGGTAatggaagaaaagtgaaatgcAACTATTGCTCAAAGATTGTAAGTGGAGGCATATTTAGATTTAAGCATCATCTTGCTGGAACTAGAGAAGATTCTGAGCCTTGTGCTTCTGTTCcggatgaaataaaaaatttgatgataaaagTAGTTGCAGAAGCTAAGACTGCttcattaaagaaaagaaagataaatatcGGTGAAGACGAGgaagaaagtgaaaattttGAAGGAGGACACAAGGTATTCGgttttaaaggaaaagaaaaagttgctACTACTAGTAAGAGGGGAGTTCAAGCAACTATAaatcaaatgatgaaaaaagGATACAAAGAAGAAGTTGATGCTCAAGTTGCTGAATTCTTTTACACCAGTGCCATTCCTTTCAATGTAATTAGAAATCCAGCATTTGCAAAGATGTGTGAAATGATTGGTAAGTATGGAGTTGGATACAAACCACCATCTTATCATGATATTAGAGAGAAGCTCTTGAAACAAGCTGTGAAGAAAACAGATGCAAATCTTGAGGAATATAAGGAGGAGTGGAAGAAAACTGGATGTACAATTATGTCTGATGGTTGGACGGATAGAAAAAGACGTTCTATTTGCAACTTCTTGGTGAATAGTCCTAGAGGGACGGTTTTTCTTTATTCACTTGACACTTCAGACATTTCAAAAACAGCtgataaagttttcaaaatgttgGATGATGTTGTCGAGTTTGttggagaagaaaatgttgTTCAAGTTGTCACTGATAATGCTGCAAATTTCAAGGCAGCCGGAGAGTTGTTGATGCAAAAGAGGGAAAAATTGTATTGGACTCCATGTGCAGCACATTGCATTGATTTGATATtcgaagattttgaaaaaaatttgaaggtCCATGAATTGACCAttaagaagggaagaaaaattaCAACTTACATTTATGGGAGATCAATGTTGATTTCCTTATTGAAAAAGTTTACTAAAGGTAGAGACCTTATAAGACCGGGTGTGACTAGATTTGCCACGGCTTATTTAACTCTTGCTTGTCTTCATGAATTGAAGGCATCGTTGTTGACCATGTTCAGCTCTGAGGAATGGAAGACAAGCAAGTTTGGAACTTCACAAGAGGGGAGAAAAGTAGCACATGTAGTATTAGATAGCCGATTTTGGAAGAATGTCTCTATATGCTTGAAAGCTGCTGCCCCTCTCATGGTTGTCTTAAGATTAGTGGACTCAGATGTAAAACCTGCAATGGGTTTCATTTATGAAGAGATGGACTGTGCAAAAGAGAAGATTAGGTCTaactttaacaatatcaaaaagag TTATGAAGAGGTTTGGAGAATAATTGATGCTCGATGGGATAATCAACTTCATAGGCCTTTGCATGCAGCTGCCTATTTTCTAAACCCTCATTTCCACTATGAACCTAACTTTAGATCTGATGATGGTGGAGAGGTGAAAGAAGGATTGTATTTTTGCATGAGAAGAATGATACCAGATAtggcagaaagaagaaaaattaatttacaaattgttgaatttcatAATGCTAGAGGCCTGTTTGGAATGGAAGATGCAAAAGAGTGTAGGAAAGAGTTAAATCCTGGGGAATGGTGGGACATGTTTGGTGATGGAACTCCAGAGTTGAAGAGATTTGCTATTCGAATTTTAAGCTTGACTTGTAGTTCTTCTGGATGTGAGCGTAATTGGAGTTCATTTGAAatg gTTCATACAAAGAGAAGGAATCGTTTACATCAAAAAAAGATGAATGATTTAGTTTATGTGATGTATAACTCCAAGCTGAAAAGTAGACAGATTCGAAAAACTATAGCTCTTCCATTTGATGACATAGAATCAGATGATGAATGGATAGCTGAAGAGACagatgatgttgttgagatTGATCAAGTTGAAGGTGAAAATGATAGTGAAAATGTTCACTTAGATGGAGCAACAACAGATCCTATTTTAGATGCTCTTGATCTTGATAACATAACATTTGAGAACAATGAGGATGCACAAGCACAACATTCATCAGAGGAAGAgttagatgatgatgatgatggagatGATGATGCCATTATTAGAGGATTAGAGGATTAG